A single region of the Candidatus Thermoplasmatota archaeon genome encodes:
- a CDS encoding DUF4010 domain-containing protein has protein sequence MADVDFLVNLAIAVGIGGLVGLEREHRRDRVPVIAGVRTFPLVCAMGVLLVRLGDLSGSHLPLAVGLFAVGGLAVALFYIRHTMGLTGLTTPFAMFVVFLAGTLVGFDLRIEGAIIGVFVTFLLVSKDRLHGIAGNLTEDEILSTLQFVTLAFILLPLTGMLRGALDPLGLVGPGRPIDPYGLLLIVLFVSGISFASFLAMRQVGATRGVSVSGLLGGLVNSEAATASLAALARERRDLERVAVVGVLLSVAGMLVRNLAIAAFVDPSLTIATFMLPAVLLMTVASAGLALHAQQRTHEVAGDVRVANPFAIWPAFKFAAIFAVIVLGATAARSLLGEAGVYASALGAFASAGAVIASVGALAATANVPLLVAGQVAVLACLLSVANKALILRATNPDLLASAWRPVVLLVVLGLLGLVLASLLPT, from the coding sequence CGCGACAGGGTTCCCGTGATCGCGGGCGTGCGAACGTTCCCTCTCGTGTGCGCCATGGGCGTCCTGCTTGTCCGCCTCGGCGACCTTTCGGGAAGCCATCTTCCGCTCGCCGTGGGCCTCTTTGCCGTAGGCGGGCTTGCCGTGGCCCTGTTCTACATCCGGCACACGATGGGCCTGACGGGCCTCACGACGCCGTTTGCCATGTTCGTCGTGTTCCTCGCCGGCACGCTCGTGGGGTTCGACCTTCGCATCGAGGGCGCCATCATCGGCGTGTTCGTGACCTTCCTTCTCGTGAGCAAGGATCGCCTGCACGGCATCGCGGGCAACCTCACGGAGGACGAGATCCTAAGCACGCTCCAGTTCGTGACGCTCGCCTTCATCCTGCTTCCGCTCACGGGCATGCTGCGCGGCGCGCTCGATCCCCTCGGCCTCGTGGGGCCGGGGCGCCCCATCGATCCCTACGGCCTCCTCCTGATCGTTTTGTTCGTCTCCGGGATCTCGTTTGCGAGCTTCCTTGCCATGCGCCAAGTCGGCGCCACGCGCGGCGTCTCCGTCTCGGGCCTCCTGGGCGGGCTTGTCAACAGCGAGGCCGCCACGGCAAGCCTCGCGGCGCTTGCGCGCGAGCGGAGGGACCTCGAGCGCGTGGCCGTCGTGGGCGTGCTCCTGTCGGTTGCGGGCATGCTCGTGCGCAACCTTGCGATCGCCGCCTTCGTGGACCCGTCGCTTACGATCGCGACGTTCATGCTGCCCGCCGTCCTGCTCATGACGGTCGCGTCGGCCGGGCTTGCCTTGCACGCGCAGCAGCGGACGCACGAGGTGGCCGGCGACGTGCGCGTGGCCAACCCGTTTGCGATCTGGCCGGCCTTCAAGTTCGCCGCCATCTTCGCCGTCATCGTGCTTGGCGCCACGGCGGCGCGAAGCCTGCTTGGCGAGGCGGGCGTGTACGCGTCGGCCCTGGGCGCCTTCGCGAGCGCCGGCGCCGTGATCGCAAGCGTGGGGGCGCTTGCCGCCACGGCCAACGTGCCGCTTCTCGTGGCCGGCCAGGTGGCGGTGCTCGCCTGCCTGCTGTCGGTTGCCAACAAGGCGCTCATCCTTCGCGCCACGAACCCGGACCTTCTGGCGTCGGCGTGGCGGCCGGTCGTGCTGCTCGTGGTTCTCGGGCTTCTCGGGCTCGTCCTCGCCTCGCTGCTTCCAACGTGA